In one window of Drosophila mauritiana strain mau12 chromosome X, ASM438214v1, whole genome shotgun sequence DNA:
- the LOC117146990 gene encoding histone-lysine N-methyltransferase trr isoform X2 translates to MNIPKVTTSLGAAEKAKPERVASVAAAAFNAVSLQKRSGDDTATPAEDPTRKKAKTELLLGTGTPAPSLPAKASSTAPQQLLYQRSGQQAKAQVKAASEPQDAETADGVWDARDQQIIVCNFGSGTEMGAIKAEDADKQTFTSFTKKEGASSSASSSSSTASVISIEPSGSGQDHAENSGKPEDLDYVLMPASGADSATSVGNSTGTGTPAGTPIGATTSTIILNANNGTAGASGAGTTTILTQKSGHTNYNIFNTTATGSQTPTTTLLNRVNLHPKMKTQLVVNAKKLSEVTQTTAKVSIGNKTISVPLLKPLMSASGAATAGGATIVESKQLLQPGGQVTTVMSAAQQSGGQQVHPHVHSHAHHNFTKLIKRGPKNSGTIVSFSGLQIKPANTKIVATKVVSKKMLQLQQHQQQIQQQQQLQVTSGGGLAPPTGSIVTITTTNPSQTYAMVQDSATVGAAAHSEDDAPAPRKITAYSENLQKILNKSKSQESTGGPEEFTNINSVVIKPIDKNTLNCPPSFNIFKQQQHSQAAQSQSISAVGSGSGTPVTFTMASGNASDLATTSTVSVSAGTICINSPMMGTRPIISIQNKNISLVLSKTTMAQQKPKMITTTTLASQAALQMHHALIQDSSADKTGSSATSGSATSGASMQLKLTTANTPTKLSVSLAPDVVKLEEVGSESKAKLLVKQEAVVKDSIGTPSSEQERAEEIGTPEKRLNANATMTPINQVQNQSANQIQMATSTSTASNPSTPNPAVSTTPMNNQRSAAEDNALLKQLLQNNSSSHSLNQISITSAHVGSASASAPLSARKVINVRAPSMGKVRSLEDQLARPVIPPVPTATQAAGSSSSSASVATSTTTTTVASGGSSQQVAIASATALPVTAVAITTPGVGGEAKLEQKSDQPAAIMQNQSQNQAPPPPPPPQQQQQLHQPQQLQPSPHQVKQTVQIVSKETSFISGPVAAKTLVTEATSKPAELLPPPPYEMATAPISNVTISISTKQAAPKELQMKPKAVAISLPMEQGEEPLPEQAEPPPHSEQGATVAGVAPHSGGSLVSAQWTNNHLEGGVATTKIPFKPGEPQKRKLPMHPQLDEKQLQQQAEIPISTSLPTTPTGQGTPDKVQLISAIATYVKKSGVPNEVQPIQNQSQGQVQMQAQMQATMQGHLSGQMSGQISGHAAGQIPAQMHLQVQHQLHMAVHPQQQQLHQNQQQNATIPLPVTGQGVVPIPVPTMETKAGDQRKRRKREVQKPRRTNLNAGQAGGALKDLTGPLPAGAMVQLAGMPPGTQYIQGAASGAGHVITSTGQGVTLGGVGASSGANSSPMLKKRVRKFSKVEEDHDAFTEKLLTHIRQMQPLQVLEPHLNRNFHFLIGSNETSGAGSPASMSSAASAGSSSAGGGKLKGGSRGWPLSRHLEGLEDCDGTVLGRYGRVNLPGIPSLYDSERFGGSRGLVGGSAGTRSPSPAESPGAEKMLPMSSIQNDFYDQEFSTHMERNPRERLVRHIGAVKDCNLETVDLVESEGVAAWATLPRLTRYPGLILLNGNSRCHGRMSPVALPEDPLTMRFPVSPLLRSCGEELRKTQQMELGMGPLGNNNNNYQQKNQNVILALPASASENIAGVLRDLANLLHLAPALTCKIIEDKIGNKLEDQFINQDDEKHVDFKRPPSQVSHGHLRKILNGRRKLCRSCGNVVHATGLRVPRHSVPALEEQLPRLAQLMDMLPRKSVPPPFVYFCDRACFARFKWNGKDGQAEAASLLLQPAGGSAVKSSNGDSPGSFCGSLTAPAEMVVKQEPEDEDEKTQGVPGNPTNIPAQRKCIVKCFSADCFTTDSASSGLELDGNAVAGTGAGPVNNTVWETETSGLQLEDTRQCVFCNQRGDGQADGPSRLLNFDVDKWVHLNCALWSNGVYETVSGALMNFQTALHAGLNQACSACHQLGATIKCFKSRCNSLYHLPCAIREECVFYKNKSVHCSVHGHAHAGITMGAGAGATTGAGVGGSVAENELSSLVVHRRVFVDRDENRQVATVMHYSELSNLLRVGNMTFLNVGQLLPHQLEAFHTPHYIYPIGYKVSRYYWCVRRPNRRCRYICSIAEAGCKPEFRIQVQDAGDKEPEREFRGSSPSAVWQQILQPITRLRKVHKWLQLFPQHISGEDLFGLTEPAIVRILESLPGIETLTDYRFKYGRNPLLEFPLAINPSGAARTEPKQRQLLVWRKPHTQRTAGSCSTQRMANSAAIAGEVACPYSKQFVHSKSSQYKKMKQEWRNNVYLARSKIQGLGLYAARDIEKHTMIIEYIGEVIRTEVSEIREKQYESKNRGIYMFRLDEDRVVDATLSGGLARYINHSCNPNCVTEIVEVDRDVRIIIFAKRKIYRGEELSYDYKFDIEDESHKIPCACGAPNCRKWMN, encoded by the exons ATGAATATACCGAAGGTGACAACATCGCTTGGTGCCGCCGAAAAGGCGAAACCCGAAAGAGTAGCATCCGTGGCCGCCGCTGCCTTCAATGCGGTCAGCCTGCAGAAGCGCAGCGGCGACGACACCGCCACTCCGGCGGAGGATCCCACGCGCAAGAAGGCCAAGACGGAGCTGCTTCTCGGAACTGGAACGCCAGCGCCCAGTTTGCCCGCCAAAGCGTCGAGCACCGCGCCACAGCAGCTCCTCTACCAGCGGAGTGGACAGCAGGCTAAGGCGCAGGTAAAAGCTGCGTCGGAGCCGCAGGATGCCGAGACGGCGGACGGCGTCTGGGACGCCCGCGATCAGCAGATCATAGTGTGCAACTTCGGCTCCGGTACTGAGATGGGTGCCATTAAGGCGGAGGACGCTGACAAGCAGA CCTTTACCAGCTTTACCAAAAAGGAGGGTGCCTCCTCTTCGGCTTCGTCATCATCGTCAACCGCGTCCGTCATTTCCATCGAGCCCAGTGGCTCGGGACAGGATCATGCTGAAAACTCCGGCAAACCTGAAGACCTCGACTACGTACTGATGCCAGCCAGCGGCGCGGATAGCGCTACATCTGTGGGTAACTCCACCGGAACGGGAACCCCAGCAGGAACGCCTATTGGAGCTACTACCTCCACCATTATTTTAAACGCTAACAACGGAACGGCAGGAGCCAGTGGAGCCGGCACTACTACAATTCTCACACAGAAATCCGGTCACACGAACTACAACATCTTCAATACCACGGCCACTGGCAGCCAAACGCCCACAACAACATTGTTAAACCGGGTGAATCTGCACCCCAAAATGAAAACCCAGCTGGTGGTTAACGCCAAGAAGCTGTCGGAAGTAACGCAGACCACGGCGAAAGTGTCGATTGGCAACAAGACGATATCGGTGCCGCTGCTCAAGCCCCTGATGAGCGCTAGTGGGGCGGCCACAGCCGGAGGAGCCACGATTGTAGAGAGCAAGCAACTGTTGCAGCCGGGCGGTCAGGTGACTACCGTAATGAGTGCTGCGCAGCAAAGCGGGGGTCAGCAGGTGCACCCGCACGTCCATTCTCATGCACATCACAACTTTACCAAACTTATCAAACGCGGGCCAAAAAATAGCGGCACCATTGTCTCGTTCTCGGGGCTACAAATCAAGCCGGCGAACACCAAAATTGTGGCCACCAAGGTGGTAAGCAAGAAGATGCTGCAACTtcagcagcaccaacaacagatccaacagcagcagcagctgcaggtgACCAGCGGTGGAGGCCTGGCTCCGCCCACAGGCAGCATTGtgaccatcaccaccaccaaccCCAGCCAAACGTACGCAATGGTTCAGGATTCTGCGACTGTGGGAGCTGCGGCTCATTCGGAAGATGATGCGCCAGCGCCCCGAAAGATTACTGCCTACTCCGAAAACCTTCAAAAAATTCTTAACAAGAGCAAGTCCCAGGAATCGACTGGAGGCCCGGAGGAGTTCACCAACATCAACAGCGTGGTGATTAAGCCAATCGACAAGAATACACTCAATTGTCCACCCAGCTTTAACATCTttaagcagcagcagcattcaCAGGCTGCTCAAAGCCAATCAATCTCCGCGGTAGGCAGTGGATCAGGTACACCCGTGACGTTTACTATGGCTTCGGGGAATGCCTCAGATCTGGCCACCACCTCCACCGTTTCCGTGTCAGCGGGGACCATCTGCATAAACAGTCCGATGATGGGGACGCGACCAATAATCTCCATTCAGAACAAAAACATATCCCTGGTGCTGTCCAAGACAACCATGGCCCAACAAAAACCGAAGATGATAACCACAACCACGTTGGCCAGTCAAGCGGCGCTGCAGATGCATCATGCTTTGATTCAGGATTCGAGTGCAGACAAGACGGGATCTTCTGCAACCTCCGGATCTGCTACCTCGGGAGCTTCAATGCAGCTGAAGCTAACGACCGCCAATACGCCCACCAAACTCAGCGTTAGTCTGGCCCCGGACGTGGTCAAGTTGGAGGAAGTTGGCAGCGAATCTAAGGCAAAGCTACTGGTCAAACAGGAGGCGGTTGTGAAGGATAGCATTGGTACTCCGTCCAGTGAGCAGGAGCGGGCTGAGGAGATCGGCACGCCGGAGAAGCGTTTGAACGCCAATGCCACAATGACGCCTATTAACCAGGTGCAGAATCAGTCTGccaatcaaattcaaatggccACATCTACCTCAACTGCTTCGAATCCCAGCACACCCAATCCTGCAGTGAGCACCACACCTATGAACAACCAACGCTCGGCAGCGGAGGATAATGCACTTCTAAAGCAACTGCTCcaaaacaacagcagcagtcaTAGCCTCAACCAGATAAGCATCACGTCGGCTCACGTTGGTTCCGCCTCAGCTTCGGCACCTCTTTCCGCCCGCAAGGTTATCAATGTACGGGCGCCCAGCATGGGGAAGGTCAGAAGTTTGGAGGATCAACTGGCACGTCCGGTGATTCCTCCGGTGCCCACTGCCACGCAGGCGGCAGGTAGTAGTAGTAGCAGTGCATCTGTGGCCAcgtccaccaccaccacaacgGTAGCCAGCGGAGGAAGCAGCCAACAGGTAGCCATCGCCTCAGCGACGGCTCTACCTGTTACTGCGGTCGCAATTACCACACCAGGAGTGGGAGGGGAGGCAAAACTGGAGCAGAAATCCGATCAGCCGGCAGCAATTATGCAGAATCAGAGCCAAAACCAGGCgcctccaccaccaccgcctccgcagcagcagcagcaacttcaccagccgcagcagctgcaacCGTCTCCCCACCAAGTCAAGCAGACTGTGCAGATTGTGTCTAAGGAGACGTCGTTCATCTCAGGACCCGTTGCTGCTAAAACACTAGTGACGGAAGCCACTTCAAAGCCGGCTGAACTACTACCTCCTCCGCCTTACGAAATGGCCACTGCTCCTATATCGAACGTCaccatatccatatccaccAAGCAAGCGGCTCCAAAGGAACTGCAGATGAAGCCCAAGGCGGTTGCTATATCACTACCCATGGAGCAGGGCGAAGAACCGCTGCCTGAGCAAGCGGAGCCGCCGCCTCATTCGGAACAGGGAGCTACTGTAGCGGGAGTTGCACCTCACTCCGGAGGTTCCCTTGTGTCTGCGCAATGGACCAATAACCATTTAGAAGGGGGTGTAGCCACCACAAAGATACCTTTCAAGCCTGGAGAGCCCCAAAAACGCAAGCTCCCCATGCACCCACAACTGGACGAAAAGCAGCTCCAGCAACAGGCAGAGATTCCCATAAGCACCTCTCTACCAACAACTCCGACTGGACAAGGTACTCCGGACAAAGTACAGCTGATCTCAGCGATTGCCACTTATGTAAAGAAATCCGGTGTCCCGAACGAGGTACAACCCATACAGAACCAGAGCCAGGGCCAGGTGCAGATGCAGGCGCAAATGCAGGCGACTATGCAAGGACACCTGTCTGGGCAGATGTCTGGACAAATCTCCGGACACGCCGCTGGACAGATACCCGCTCAAATGCATTTGCAAGTACAGCATCAGCTCCATATGGCCGTTcatccacagcagcagcaactgcaccAGAACCAACAACAAAATGCGACGATTCCCCTTCCAGTTACTGGACAGGGTGTAGTCCCCATCCCCGTGCCCACCATGGAAACCAAGGCTGGCGACCAAAGGAAGCGCCGCAAACGTGAGGTCCAGAAGCCGAGGCGCACGAATCTGAACGCCGGACAAGCTGGTGGAGCTCTTAAGGATCTAACAGGTCCACTACCAGCAGGTGCAATGGTCCAACTGGCAGGAATGCCGCCGGGGACCCAGTACATACAAGGCGCGGCATCAGGGGCTGGTCATGTGATCACCAGTACCGGACAAGGGGTTACTCTGGGAGGAGTGGGCGCCAGTTCTGGAGCCAATTCCTCGCCCATGCTCAAGAAGCGAGTGCGCAAGTTCTCCAAGGTAGAAGAGGATCACGATGCATTTACCGAGAAGTTGCTGACGCACATCCGCCAAATGCAGCCGCTTCAAGTTCTGGAGCCGCATCTGAATCGCAACTTTCATTTTCTTATCGGGAGCAACGAGACTTCTGGAGCTGGTTCGCCCGCCTCAATGAGTTCTGCGGCTTCAGCCGGATCCTCTTCGGCTGGAGGCGGTAAGCTCAAGGGCGGATCTCGAGGCTGGCCACTGAGCAGGCATTTGGAAGGTCTGGAGGACTGTGATGGCACCGTCCTCGGCCGCTATGGACGAGTGAATCTGCCGGGGATACCCTCGTTGTACGATAGCGAACGCTTCGGTGGAAGTAGAGGTCTGGTTGGTGGATCTGCGGGAACCCGTTCACCCTCGCCAGCAGAGTCTCCAGGGGCAGAAAAGATGCTACCAATGTCGAGCATCCAAAATGATTTTTATGACCAGGAGTTCTCCACGCATATGGAGCGCAATCCTAGGGAACGCCTGGTGCGGCACATTGGAGCCGTCAAGGATTGCAATTTAGAGACCGTAGACCTGGTGGAGAGCGAGGGCGTAGCTGCGTGGGCGACTCTTCCACGACTTACCCGCTATCCGGGTCTAATACTGCTCAATGGAAACAGCCGTTGCCATGGACGGATGTCGCCGGTCGCGCTGCCGGAGGATCCGCTGACCATGCGCTTTCCCGTGTCTCCACTGCTTCGATCCTGCGGCGAGGAGCTGCGCAAGACACAGCAGATGGAGCTGGGAATGGGACCGCTgggcaataataataataactaccAGCAGAAGAACCAGAATGTGATACTCGCACTGCCCGCCTCGGCCTCGGAGAACATAGCCGGCGTGCTGCGGGATCTGGCCAATCTACTGCACCTGGCTCCCGCCCTTACCTGCAAGATCATCGAGGACAAGATTGGCAATAAGTTGGAGGACCAGTTTATAAATCAGGACGATGAAAAGCACGTCGACTTCAAGCGACCACCGAGTCAAGTGAGTCACGGTCATCTGAGGAAGATCCTCAACGGGCGGCGAAAGCTCTGCCGCAGCTGCGGAAATGTTGTTCACGCCACTGGGCTGCGAGTTCCTCGGCACAGTGTTCCTGCCCTAGAAGAGCAACTCCCCCGGTTGGCCCAACTGATGGACATGCTGCCGAGAAAATCGGTTCCCCCTCCTTTTGTATACTTTTGCGATCGCGCCTGCTTTGCGAGATTCAAGTGGAACGGAAAGGATGGCCAGGCGGAGGCGGCTAGTCTGCTGCTTCAGCCAGCGGGTGGTTCTGCTGTGAAATCATCAAACGGAGACTCGCCTGGCAGCTTCTGCGGCAGCTTAACTGCCCCGGCGGAGATGGTGGTCAAACAAGAACcggaggacgaggatgagaaAACGCAGGGCGTACCGGGCAACCCCACAAATATTCCCGCACAGCGCAAGTGCATCGTGAAGTGTTTCAGTGCTGATTGCTTCACCACGGACTCGGCGTCATCCGGACTGGAGTTGGACGGAAATGCTGTTGCGGGAACTGGAGCTGGACCGGTCAATAATACTGTGTGGGAAACGGAGACCAGTGGGCTGCAGTTGGAGGACACGCGGCAGTGCGTCTTCTGCAATCAGCGTGGTGACGGCCAGGCGGATGGACCCTCGCGACTGCTTAACTTCGATGTGGATAAATGG GTTCACCTTAACTGCGCCCTGTGGTCAAACGGCGTGTACGAGACGGTGTCTGGGGCGCTGATGAACTTCCAGACAGCTCTGCATGCGGGACTGAACCAGGCGTGTAGCGCATGTCACCAACTAGGCGCCACCATCAAGTGTTTCAAGTCGCGCTGCAACAGCCTGTACCACCTGCCATGCGCCATTCGCGAGGAGTGCGTCTTTTACAAGAACAAGTCCGTGCACTGTAGCGTTCATGGTCATGCTCATGCCGGCATCACGatgggagcaggagcaggcgCCACGACTGGCGCCGGAGTAGGAGGCTCTGTGGCAGAGAATGAACTGAGCTCCCTGGTTGTCCATCGGAGAGTTTTCGTCGATCGGGATGAAAACCGTCAGGTGGCCACCGTCATGCACTATTCAGAGCTGAGCAACCTGCTCCGTGTGGGCAACATGACGTTCCTGAACGTGGGTCAGTTGCTGCCGCATCAGCTGGAGGCCTTTCACACACCCCACTACATCTACCCCATTGGCTATAAGGTG AGTCGCTACTACTGGTGCGTGCGACGACCCAATCGTAGGTGTCGATACATTTGCAGTATCGCGGAGGCCGGATGCAAGCCCGAGTTTCGCATCCAGGTGCAGGACGCCGGCGACAAGGAGCCGGAGCGCGAGTTTCGGGGCAGTTCGCCCTCGGCGGTCTGGCAGCAGATCCTGCAGCCAATCACGCGACTGCGTAAGGTGCACAAGTGGTTGCAGCTATTTCCCCAGCACATCAGTGGTGAGGACCTATTTGGTCTAACGGAACCGGCCATTGTGCGAATCCTGGAAAGCCTCCCGGGCATTGAGACGCTCACTGACTACCGCTTCAAGTACGGTCGCAACCCGCTTCTGGAGTTCCCGCTAGCCATCAATCCGTCTGGAGCTGCGCGTACGGAACCCAAGCAACGCCAGCTGCTCGTCTGGAGGAAGCCGCATACGCAACGCACGGCCGGCAGCTGCAGCACGCAGCGGATGGCCAACTCAGCTGCGATCGCCGGGGAGGTGGCCTGCCCCTACAGCAAGCAGTTCGTGCATTCGAAGAGCTCCCAGTACAAAAAGATGAAGCAGGAGTGGCGCAACAACGTCTACTTGGCGAG GTCTAAGATCCAGGGTCTTGGCTTGTATGCAGCTCGGGACATTGAAAAGCACACCATGATAATCGAGTACATTGGCGAGGTTATCCGCACCGAGGTCTCCGAGATACGCGAGAAGCAGTACGAGTCCAAG AACCGTGGCATCTACATGTTCCGGCTGGATGAGGACCGTGTGGTGGACGCCACTCTAAGCGGCGGGTTGGCGCGCTACATCAACCATTCGTGCAATCCCAACTGTGTTACCGAGATAGTGGAGGTCGATCGCGACGTGCGGATCATAATATTCGCCAAGCGGAAGATCTATCGCGGCGAGGAG CTCTCGTACGATTACAAGTTCGACATTGAGGACGAGTCGCACAAGATACCGTGCGCCTGTGGAGCGCCCAACTGCCGCAAGTGGATGAACTAG